From one Dysidea avara chromosome 9, odDysAvar1.4, whole genome shotgun sequence genomic stretch:
- the LOC136266069 gene encoding cilia- and flagella-associated protein 157-like, producing MPGKSAKKKGDKKGGKKADESKGPPPPEKPLSDYEKPISELSKQFYVIQIKDLEERLERYQKLNDKIKLQNEDLQRTLQQQVEIQKDIVSGLRRDLLGQTDKYADLEEKMIALTQAKNQERDQFEIQLANARSEFSEIEDRLKADNIALKGKMETLEDYRLHKDDMERKLASLEKQIEAQKKHHEETIYSLEKKAVLDKDRLKKEMVSKVNLVSAEFRKVSDKQMAETTKRTIRENVAINQQLQKMSEDTTVLLQENNALKKKEKDLKREIEILQATEKELAVKNASSQKVTKMLVDKANDQDGQIATLQRKMRQFTKVETDMHDARMTSEQFSKEVKSSQSAMGMLKEELSVSEKRCAYYKQLSEGYKDILNRAAQAIHTAVQPSGSEAELLAKRDSLIFTLLEMLKSVEVTSPLHQPMTSSSTSTSKKKMMEKREVGKSSPAVMTTVPLIQYKPGDLGLVPTPRASGTPVFQRLSQASTKLPTELPPIAVNSSTYMKAKVT from the exons ATGCCTGGAAAATCTGCAAAGAAAAAGGGAGACAAGAAAGGTGGGAAGAAGGCTGACGAGAGTAAAGGACCACCACCACCCGAAAAGCCACTCAGTGATTATGAGAAACCAATTAGTGAGCTAAGCAAACAATTTTATGTCATACAAATAAAAGACTTGGAAGAGAGGCTTGAAAGGTATCAGAAATTGAACGATAAGATTAAATTACAAAACGAAGACTTACAGAGAACGTTACAACAGCAGGTAGAGATCCAGAAAGACATTGTTTCTGGGCTGAGACGAGACCTACTAGGACAAACTGACAAGTATGCTGACCTTGAAGAGAAAATGATAGCACTAACACAGGCTAAGAATCAAGAAAGAGACCAGTTTGAAATCCAACTAGCAAATGCACGATCAGAATTCAGCGAAATTGAGGACAGACTCAAGGCTGATAACATAGCCCTCAAGGGTAAGATGGAGACACTGGAAGATTACAGATTGCACAAAGATGATATGGAAAGAAAACTAGCCAGTTTAGAGAAACAGATTGAAGCACAGAAGAAACATCATGAAGAGACTATTTATTCATTGGAAAAGAAAGCAGTATTGGATAAAGATCG gttaaagaaagaaatggtgtccAAAGTTAACCTCGTCTCAGCTGAGTTTCGTAAGGTATCAGACAAACAGATGGCTGAGACCACAAAGAGAACAATTAGGGAAAATGTGGCCATTAATCAACAACTGCAGAAGATGTCAGAAGACACAACAGTTCTGCTACAAGAAAACAATGCACTTAAGAAAAAAGAGAAGGACCTTAAACGAGAGATAGAAATATTGCAAGCAACAGAGAAAGAACTTGCCGTAAAGAATGCCAGTAGTcagaag GTTACGAAGATGTTAGTGGATAAGGCTAACGACCAGGATGGCCAGATAGCAACCCTTCAACGTAAAATGAGACAGTTTACTAAGGTGGAAACAGACATGCATGATGCTCGAATGACTTCTGAGCAATTCTCAAAAGAAGTCAAG AGTAGTCAGAGCGCTATGGGAATGTTAAAAGAGGAGCTGTCAGTTTCAGAGAAGAGATGTGCGTACTATAAACAACTATCTGAGGGCTACAAGGATATACTGAATCGTGCAGCACAAGCAATACACACAGCAGTGCAA CCTAGTGGGTCTGAAGCTGAACTACTTGCTAAAAGGGATAGCCTCATATTCACGTTATTAGAAATGCTCAAATCCGTTGAAGTAACTTCGCCACTGCACCAACCCATGACCAGCAGTTCCACCAGTACAAGCAAGAAAAA GATGATGGAGAAGAGAGAAGTGGGCAAGTCATCTCCTGCAGTAATGACTACAGTTCCCCTTATCCAATACAAGCCTGGTGATCTAGGGCTGGTCCCCACACCGAGGGCTAGTGGCACACCAGTCTTCCAGAGACTATCTCAG GCCTCAACCAAATTGCCGACAGAACTTCCTCCAATAGCAGTCAATAGTTCAACTTACATGAAAGCAAAAGTTACATAA